In a genomic window of Thermoproteus tenax Kra 1:
- a CDS encoding (Fe-S)-binding protein, which produces MHVAEFKLGDTSAIKPLKAPESLVKKLHERVGLKIPEDKYKYFLDRLREEYRKNRNIKIAVDTCVHCGACIDACPTYLTTKDPKNSPVGRAELIRRVLKRGSVTDADLDEIYTYYWQCLTCRRCGYVCPFGIDQADITRFVRGVLYEIGMVSRYAAMTIDAHETSGNAMKITPAAAVNILNYFAEEIKAEKGVEVTYYVYRHDQKKMIKFVGKNAVGEIPRDSPEWPEAVLFPSSADLFLNTETLKGYLTFLNAVKIRFAVHTGCTEVANFGLWTHEKHMEYIGNIYCNAAKELGAKYAIFGECGHGWRAFKNVVAPRLEKEGIKVYHIHHLVVKAIKEGKIKLDPEANGDKVYMYQDPCQYSRGGDLYEEPRFIISRVVKRWVECPQNRQLNWCCGGQAGMLADEMKPLRLQYARLWYECAINAGAEHVVRPCSMCKGTLNSIIGDLNKIYRRNLTYGGLMDLVYRALVL; this is translated from the coding sequence ATGCATGTAGCGGAGTTCAAGCTGGGGGATACTTCGGCTATCAAGCCTCTCAAAGCCCCGGAGTCTTTGGTCAAAAAGCTCCACGAGCGCGTCGGGCTCAAAATCCCTGAAGATAAATATAAATATTTCCTCGATAGACTTAGAGAGGAGTATAGGAAAAATAGAAACATTAAAATCGCAGTGGATACATGCGTACACTGTGGCGCATGCATTGATGCTTGTCCAACTTATTTGACCACAAAAGATCCAAAGAACTCCCCAGTGGGACGCGCCGAGCTTATCAGGCGCGTATTGAAGAGGGGCTCTGTTACAGACGCCGACCTTGATGAGATCTACACCTACTACTGGCAGTGTCTAACATGTAGGAGGTGCGGCTACGTCTGTCCCTTCGGCATAGATCAAGCGGATATCACTAGGTTTGTCCGCGGCGTATTATATGAGATCGGGATGGTGAGCAGATATGCGGCTATGACGATAGACGCCCACGAGACTAGCGGCAACGCTATGAAAATAACGCCGGCGGCTGCAGTCAATATATTGAACTACTTCGCAGAAGAGATAAAGGCCGAGAAAGGCGTCGAGGTTACTTACTATGTATACCGCCACGACCAGAAGAAGATGATAAAGTTTGTCGGCAAAAACGCAGTGGGCGAAATACCTAGAGACAGCCCCGAGTGGCCCGAAGCGGTCCTTTTCCCCTCCTCTGCAGACCTCTTCCTCAACACAGAGACTCTCAAAGGCTATCTCACATTCCTAAACGCTGTAAAAATAAGATTTGCCGTCCACACCGGATGTACTGAGGTGGCGAACTTCGGGCTATGGACTCACGAGAAACACATGGAGTACATCGGCAACATATACTGCAACGCCGCGAAAGAGCTCGGAGCAAAATATGCGATATTCGGCGAGTGCGGACACGGCTGGAGGGCGTTTAAAAACGTAGTGGCTCCGAGGCTTGAGAAGGAGGGCATCAAGGTCTACCATATACACCATCTCGTTGTCAAGGCTATTAAGGAGGGCAAAATAAAGCTGGATCCTGAGGCCAACGGAGATAAAGTGTATATGTACCAGGATCCATGTCAGTATAGCAGAGGCGGCGACCTCTACGAGGAGCCGCGGTTTATTATAAGCCGCGTAGTAAAGAGGTGGGTCGAGTGTCCGCAGAACCGCCAGCTCAACTGGTGTTGCGGCGGCCAGGCGGGCATGCTTGCGGACGAGATGAAGCCTCTGAGGCTCCAGTACGCAAGGCTGTGGTACGAGTGCGCTATAAACGCAGGCGCAGAGCACGTGGTAAGACCTTGCTCAATGTGCAAGGGAACTCTCAATTCTATTATAGGAGATCTCAATAAGATATACAGGCGCAATTTGACGTATGGAGGACTAATGGACCTAGTATACAGAGCCTTGGTGCTCTAG
- a CDS encoding DUF1641 domain-containing protein, which translates to MTAPQRDAEIRRRWHATEEIKGAVPPISQEEVDARAKAALEFLVRSGTLDTLVELAATIKMLHDIVTDEIVEEIGRAVRLLGTALDTLTRSQHLMALVNAIADPEIERGMKKRVGISDILGLLRDEDTRRGIYYLLLIARAVGKEVRNLAEP; encoded by the coding sequence GCGGAGATCCGCCGCAGATGGCACGCCACCGAGGAGATCAAGGGGGCGGTCCCTCCAATTTCCCAGGAGGAGGTAGACGCCAGAGCAAAAGCCGCGCTCGAGTTCCTCGTGAGGAGCGGGACGCTCGACACGTTGGTCGAGCTCGCGGCTACTATCAAGATGCTCCACGATATAGTAACCGACGAGATAGTGGAGGAGATAGGCCGGGCCGTGCGGCTGTTGGGCACGGCGTTAGATACCCTCACCCGCTCGCAGCACCTCATGGCGCTCGTCAACGCTATAGCCGACCCTGAGATAGAGAGGGGCATGAAAAAGAGGGTGGGAATATCGGACATCCTGGGGCTTCTGAGGGACGAGGATACGAGGAGAGGCATCTATTACCTATTGCTAATAGCTAGAGCCGTTGGAAAAGAGGTCAGGAATTTAGCAGAGCCCTAA